CTAcagggcccaccacaatggtcgccagcagctctgggcccaccacaatttcctccagcacctctgggcccacctCGAcagtcgccagcacctctggacccaccACGACCGTTACCAGCACCTCTaggcccaccacgacggtcgccagcacctctgggcgCACCACGAcggtcagcagcagctctgggcccaccagAACTGTCGCCAGCACCTCTAGGCCCACCACTATGGCCACCAGCACTTCTGGACCCACCACGGTGGTGTCCATTAGCTCTGAGCCAACCACAATGGCCAGTAGCACCTCTCGGCCCACCACaacggtcgccagcacctctgggcccaccacaacggtcgccagcacctctgggcccaccacaatggcctccagcacctctgaaCCCACCGCGACGGTCACCAACACCTCTGGACCCACAGCGATGGTCGCCAGCAGCTCTAGGCCCACTACAacagcctccagcacctctgagcctaccacgatggtcaccagcacctctgggcccaccacgaagGACACTaccacctctgggcccaccacgatggccggcagcacctctgggcccaccacaatggcctccagcacctctagGCCCACCGCGACagttgccagcacctctgtccacaCCACGACTTTCACCAgaacctctgggcccaccacgacggtcaccagaacctctgggcccaccacgatggtcgccagcacctctgggcccactaCAACAGCCTCAAGCACCTCTGAGCCCTCCACGACGGttaccagcacctctgggcccaccacaatggtcgccagcagctctgggcccaccacgaccgTCACCAGCACTACAAGAcccaccacgatggtcgccAGCATCTCTGGGCCCGCCACAATGGatgacagcacctctgggcccaccacgacagtcgccagcacctctgggccaACAACGAAGGACActagcacctctgggcccaccacaatggacgacagcacctctgggcccaccgtgacagtcgccagcacctctgtccacaCTACGActgtcgccagcacctctgggcttACTACAACTACTTTCAGCACCTCTGGGCATaccacgatggtcaccagcagctctgagcccaccacgatggtcgctagcacctctgggcccaccatgacggtcgccagcacctctgggcccaccacgatggtcaccagcagctctggacCAACCACAATGGCCTCCAGCACCGCTGGGCCCACCGCGacagtcaccagcacctctgggcccaccacgactgTCACCAGtacctctgggcccaccatgATGGTAACCAGCACCACAGGGCCCACCACGACAGTCGACCGCACCTACGGGCCCACCACGAAggacaccagcacctctgggcccaccacgacggtctccagcacctctgggcccactaCAACTGCCTCCAGCACGTCCGGGCCCACCACGACCATCACCAGCCATTCAGGGCCCACCCTAATGGTCGCCAGTACTTCagggcccaccacgacggtcaccagcacctctgggcccaccacgacggtcgccagcacctctgggcccaccacgactgtcaccagcacctccgggcccaccacgacggtcgctagcacctctgggcccactaCAACTGCCTCCAGCACGTCCGGGCCCACCACGACCATCACCAGCACTacagggcccaccacgatggtcaccagcacctctggccccaccacgacggtcaccagcacctctgggcccaccacgatggtcgcTAGCACCTCTGGGCTCACCACgactgtcaccagcacctctgggcccaccatgAAGGACACCACCACCTCTGGGGCCACCACGATGGTCGCCAGCAACTCTGGGCCCACCATGACggccaccagcaccacagggccCACCACAATTGTCGCCAGCACCCCTGGGCCCACCACAAttgcctccagcacctctggacccaccTTGacagtcaccagcacctctgggcccacagcgatggtcgccagcacctctgggcccaccacaattgcctccagcacctctggacccaccTCGacagtcaccagcacctctgggcccaccatgatggtcaccagcaccacagggccCACCACGACAGTCGACAGCACCTCCGGGCCCACCACGAAggacaccagcacctctgggcctaCCACGACCGTCACCAGCACTAcagggcccaccacaatggtcgccagcagctctgggcccaccacaatttcctccagcacctctgggcccacatCGAcagtcgccagcacctctggacccaccACGACCGTTACCAGCACCTCTaggcccaccacgacggtcgccagcacctctgggcgCACCACGAcggtcagcagcagctctgggcccaccagAACTGTCGCCAGCACCTCTAGGCCCACCACTATGGCCACCAGCACTTCTGGACCCACCATGGTGGTGTCCATTAGCTCTGAGCCAACCACAATGGCCAGTAGCACCTCTCGGCCCACCACaacggtcgccagcacctctgggcccaccacaacggtcgccagcacctctgggcccaccacaatggcctccagcacctctgaaCCCACCGCGACGGTCACCAACACCTCTGGACCCACAGCGATGGTCGCCAGCAGCTCTAGGCCCACTACAACAGCCTCCAACACCTCTgagcccaccacgatggtcaccagcacctctgggcccaccacgaagGACACTaccacctctgggcccaccacgatggccggcagcacctctgggcccaccacaatggcctccagcacctctagGCCCACCGCGACagttgccagcacctctgtccacaCCACGACTTTCACCAgaacctctgggcccaccacgacggtcaccagaacctctgggcccaccacgatggtcgccagcacctctgggcccactaCAACAGCCTCAAGCACCTCTGAGCCCTCCACGACGGttaccagcacctctgggcccaccacaatggtcgccagcagctctgggcccaccacgaccgTCACCAGCACTACAAGAcccaccacgatggtcgccAGAACCTCTGGGCCCGCCACAATGGatgacagcacctctgggcccaccacgacagtcgccagcacctctgtccacaCTACGActgtcgccagcacctctgggcttACTACAACTACTTTCAGCACCTCTGGGCATaccacgatggtcaccagcagctctgagcccaccacgatggtcgctagcacctctgggcccaccatgacggtcgccagcacctctgggcccaccacgatggtcaccagcagctctggacCAACCACAATGGCCTCCAGCACCGCTGGGCCCACCGCGacagtcaccagcacctctgggcccaccacgactgTCACCAGtacctctgggcccaccatgATGGTAACCAGCACCACAGGGCCCACCACGACAGTCGACCGCACCTACGGGCCCACCACGAAggacaccagcacctctgggcccaccacgacggtctccagcacctctgggcccactaCAACTGCCTCCAGCACGTCCGGGCCCACCACGACCATCACCAGCCATTCAGGGCCCACCCTAATGGTCGCCAGTACTTCagggcccaccacgacggtcaccagcacctctgggcccaccacgacggtcgccagcacctctaGGCCCACCACgactgtcaccagcacctctgggcccaccacgaagGACACCACCACCTCTGGGGCCACCACGATGGTCGCCAGCAACTCTGGGCCAACCACAATGGTCGCCAGCACTacagggcccaccacgatggtcaccagcacctctggccCCACCACGACggccaccagcaccacagggcccaccacaatggtcgctagcacctctgggcccaccacaattgcctccagcacctctgggcccacctCGACAGTCGCCAGCATCTCTGGACCCACCACgactgtcaccagcacctctgggcccaccacgaaggacaccaccacctctgggcccaccacgatggccgacagcagctctgggcccaccacaatggcctccagcacctctgggcccaccctgacagttgccagcacctctgtccacaCCACGActttcaccagcacctctgggcccaccacgatgttcgccagcacctctgggcccaccacgacggctgccagcacctctgggcccaccacgactgtcgccagcacctctgagccaaCCACGAATGACACCaccacctctgggcccaccacgacgatcagcagcacctctgggcccaccacaatggtcGCCAGCACTacagggcccaccacgatggtcaccagcacctctgggcccaccacgaaggacaccaccacctctgggcccaccacgatggccgacagcacctctgggcccaccacgaccgTCACCAGCACTACAAGAcccaccacgatggtcgccagcacctctgggcccgCCACAATGGAtgacagcacctctggggcCACCACGAgagtcgccagcacctctgggcccaccacgaagGACACCAGCACCTCTAGGCCCACTACAACaacctccagcacctctgggcccaccgcgacagtcgccagcacctctgtccacTCTACGActgtcgccagcacctctgggcccaccacgatggcctccagcacctctgggcccaccgcgacagttgccagcacctctgtccacaCCTCGACTGTCACCAACACCACAGGGCCCACAACAGTCGCTAGCACCTCTGTACCCACTACAGTGGTGACCAGCACCTCGGGGCCCACCGCAATActcaccagcacctctgagcccaccACAACGGTTGCCAGCACCTCCGTGCCCACCACGacagtcagcagcagctctgggcccaccacaatggccaccagcacctctgggcccaccacgactgtcaccagcacctctgggcccaccatgatggtcaccagcaccacagggccCACTGCGAcggtcagcagcagctctgggcccaccacaatggacACTAGCACCTCTGAGCCAACCACAATggccgacagcacctctggacccaccACGGTGGTGTCCATTAGCTCTGAGCCAACCACAATGGCCAGTAGCACCTCTCGGCCCACCACaacggtcgccagcacctctggacccaccacgacggtcgccagcagctctgggcccaccacaatggcctccagcacctctggacccaccgcgacggtcaccagcacctctgggcccacagCGATGGTCGCCAGCAGCTCTAGGCCCACTACAacagcctccagcacctctgagcccaccacgatggtcaccagcacctctgggcccaccacaaagGACACTaccacctctgggcccaccacgaaggacaccagcacctctggccCCACCATGACGGCTACCAGCACCAcagggcccaccacaatggtcgctagcacctctgggcccaccacaattgcctccagcacctctgggcccacctCGACAGTCGCCAGCATCTCTGGACCCACCACGACCGttaccagcacctctgggcccaccacgacagTCGCTAGCAGCacagggcccaccacgatggtcaccagcacctctgggcccaccacgaaggacaccaccacctctgggcccaccacgatggccgacagcacctctgggcccaccacaatggcctccagcacctctgggcccaccctgacagttgccagcacctctgtccacaCCACGActttcaccagcacctctgggcccaccacgatgttcgccagcacctctgggcccactaCAACTGcttccagcacctctgggcccaccacgatggtcaccagcagctctgagcccaccacgatggtcgcTGGAACCTCTGGGCCTACCATgacggtcgccagcacctctgggcccaccacgatggtcaccagcagctctgggcccaccacaatggccagtagcacctctgggcccaccgcaacagtcaccagcacctctgtccaAACCACgactgtcaccagcaccacagggcccaccacgacggtcgcTAGCACCTCTGTACCCACTACAATGGTGACCAGCACCTCCGGGCCCACCGCAAtagtcaccagcacctctgagcccacTACAACGGTTGCCAGCACCTCcgggcccaccacgacggtcagcagcagctctgggcccaccacgactgTCGCCAGCACCTCTAGGCCCACCACTATGGCCACCAGCACCTCTCGGCCCACCACGGTGGTGTCCATTAGCTCTGAGCCAACCACGATGGCCAGTAGCACCTCTCGGCCCACCACAACGttcgccagcacctctgggctcACCACgacggtcgccagcacctctgggcccaccacgactgTCGCCAGCACCTCTAGGCCCACCACTATGGCCACCAGCACTTCTGGACCCACCACGGTGGTGTCCATTAGCTCTGagcccaccacaatggcctccagcacctctgggcccaccacaatggccgccagcacctctgggcccaccacaacggtagccagcacctctgggcccgccacaatggcctccagcacctctggacccaccgcgacagtcaccagcacctctgggcttACTACAACTACTTTCAGCACCTCAGGGCATaccacgatggtcaccagcagctctgagcccaccacgatggtcgctagcacctctgagcccaccATGACGGTCGCCAaaacctctgggcccaccacgatggtcaccagcagctctgggcccaccacgatggccTCCAGCACCGCTGGGCCCACCGCGacagtcaccagcacctctgtccaAACCACgactgtcaccagcaccacagggcccaccacgacggtcgcTAGTACCTCTGTACCCACTACAATGGtgaccagcacctctgggcccaccgcaatagtcaccagcacctctgagcccaccACAACGGtttccagcacctctgggcccaccacgatggctgacagcacctctgggcccaccacaacggtcgccagcacctctggacccaccacgatggccgacagcacctctgggccaACCACAAtggccaccagcacctctggactCACCACGGTGGTGTCCATTAGCTCTGAGCCAACCACGACGGCCagtagcacctctgggcccaccactacagtcgccagcacctctgagcccaccacgatggtcaccagcacctctgggcccaccacgaaggacaccaccacctctgggcccaccacgatggccgacagcacctctgggcccaccacaatggcctccagcacctctgggcccaccctgacagttgccagcacctctgtccatACCACGActttcaccagcacctctgggcccaccacgatgttcgccagcacctctgggcctaCTACAACTGcttccagcacctctgggcccaccacgatggtcgccagcagctctgggcccactACAACAGACTCAAGCACCTCTGAGCCCTCCACGACGGttaccagcacctctgggcccaccacaatggtcgccagcagctctgggcccaccacgaccgTCACCAGCACTACAAGAcccaccacgatggtcgccAGAACCTCTGGGCCCGCCACAATGGAtgacagcacctctggggcCACCACGACAGTCGCCAGCACttctgggcccaccacgaaggacaccagcacctctgggcccaccacgatggccgacagcacctctgggcccaccgcgACAGTTGCCACCACCTCTGTCCACACCTCGActttcaccagcacctctgggcccaccacaacggtcgccagcacctctgggcccactacaactgctttcagcacctctgggcccaccacgatggtcaccagcagctctgagcccaCCGCGATGGTCGCTAGCACCTCCGGGCCTACCATgacggtcgccagcacctctgggcccaccacgatggtcaccagcagctctggggccaccacaatggcctccagcagctctgggcccaccgcgacagtcgccagcacctctgtccacaccacgactgtcaccagcaccacagggccCACGACAGTCGCTAGCACCTCTGTACCCACTACAATGGtgaccagcacctctgggcccaccgcaatagtcaccagcacctctgggcccaccgcAACGGTTGCCAGCACCTCCGTGCCCACCACGACGGTCAGCAGtagctctgggcccaccacaatggacaccagcacctctgagccaaCCACAATggccgacagcacctctgggcccaccacggTGGTGTCCATAAGCTCTGAGCCAACCACAACGGCCAGTAgaacctctgggcccaccacaacggtcgccagcacctctggacccaccACGACGGTCGCTAGTACCTCTGTACCCACTACAATGGtgaccagcacctctgggcccaccgcaatagtcaccagcacctctgagcccaccACAACGGtttccagcacctctgggcccaccacgatggctgacagcacctctgggcccaccacaacggtcgccagcacctctggacccaccacgatggccgacagcacctctgggccaACCACAAtggccaccagcacctctggactCACCACGGTGGTGTCCATTAGCTCTGAGCCAACCACGACGGCCagtagcacctctgggcccaccactacagtcgccagcacctctgagcccaccacgatggtcaccagcacctctgggcccaccacgaaggacaccaccacctctgggcccaccacgatggccgacagcacctctgggcccaccacaatggcctccagcacctctgggcccaccctgacagttgccagcacctctgtccatACCACGActttcaccagcacctctgggcccaccacgatgttcgccagcacctctgggcctaCTACAACTGcttccagcacctctgggcccaccacgatggtcgccagcagctctgggcccactACAACAGACTCAAGCACCTCTGAGCCCTCCACGACGGttaccagcacctctgggcccaccacaatggtcgccagcagctctgggcccaccacgaccgTCACCAGCACTACAAGAcccaccacgatggtcgccAGAACCTCTGGGCCCGCCACAATGGAtgacagcacctctggggcCACCACGACAGTCGCCAGCACttctgggcccaccacgaaggacaccagcacctctgggcccaccacgatggccgacagcacctctgggcccaccgcgACAGTTGCCACCACCTCTGTCCACACCTCGActttcaccagcacctctgggcccaccacaacggtcgccagcacctctgggcccactacaactgctttcagcacctctgggcccaccacgatggtcaccagcagctctgagcccaCCGCGATGGTCGCTAGCACCTCCGGGCCTACCATgacggtcgccagcacctctgggcccaccacgatggtcaccagcagctctggggccaccacaatggcctccagcagctctgggcccaccgcgacagtcgccagcacctctgtccacaccacgactgtcaccagcaccacagggccCACGACAGTCGCTAGCACCTCTGTACCCACTACAATGGtgaccagcacctctgggcccaccgcaatagtcaccagcacctctgggcccaccgcAACGGTTGCCAGCACCTCCGTGCCCACCACGACGGTCAGCAGtagctctgggcccaccacaatggacaccagcacctctgagccaaCCACAATggccgacagcacctctgggcccaccacggTGGTGTCCATAAGCTCTGAGCCAACCACAACGGCCAGTAgaacctctgggcccaccacaacggtcgccagcacctctggacccaccacgacggtcgccagcacctctgggcccaccacaatggcctccagcagctctggacCCACCGCgacggtcaccagcacctctgggcccacaacgatggtcgccagcacctctgggcccaccacaatggcctccagcagctctggacCCACCGCgacggtcaccagcacctctgggcccaccacgatggtcaccagcacctctgggcccaccacaaaAAACACTaccacctctgggcccaccacgatggccgacagcacctctgggcccaccgcgacagttgccagcacctctgtccacaCTACGActgtcgccagcacctctgggcccaccacgacggtcgccagcacctctgggcccactacaactgctttcagcacctctgggcccaccacgatggtcaccagcagctctgagcccaccacgatggtcgcTAGctcctctgggcccaccacgacggtcaGCAGCACCTCTGGTGccaccacgatggtcaccagcagctctgggcccaccacaaagGACACTaccacctctgggcccaccacgatggccgacagcacctctgggcccaccacaatggactccagcacctctgggcc
The genomic region above belongs to Falco peregrinus isolate bFalPer1 chromosome 13, bFalPer1.pri, whole genome shotgun sequence and contains:
- the LOC129785582 gene encoding mucin-22-like, which gives rise to MVDSTSGPTATVASTSVHTTTVTSTSAPTTMVTRTTGPTTMVSSTSGPTTTATGTSGTSGPTMTVARTFGPTTTAYSTTGTTTKVTSTSGPTTMDTSTTGPTTTVFSTSGPTTMVASIPEPTTTFARTSEATTMVTSTSGPTMTVASSSSPTTTVASTSGPSGPTTTGASSSRPTMTVTSTSGPTTIVTSASGRPTKVTSTPGPTTTVTSTSGPTTTVASTSGPTASVTNSTGPITNDTRTSGPTTKATSMSGPTTTVASTIEPTTMYTSTSEPTTMDTKTSGPTMTVASTFGPTMTTSSTSGPTTTVASTPGPTTTVASTSGPTTMDTSNSGQTTTVFSTSGPTTTVASTSGPTTTVASTSEATTTATSTSGPTMTGPTTMASSTSGPTATVASTSVHTTTFTSTSGTSGPTSTVASTSGPTTTVTSTSRPTTTVASTSGRTTTVSSSSGPTRTVASTSRPTTMATSTSGPTTVVSISSEPTTMASSTSRPTTTVASTSGPTTTVASAHRDSCQHLCPHHDFHQNLWAHHDVTSTSGPTTTVTSTSGPTMMVTSTTGPTTTVDRTYGPTTKDTSTSGPTTTVSSTSGPTTTASSTSGPTTTITRPTTTVTSTSGPTTTVASTSGPTTTVTSTSGPTTTVASTSGPTTTASSTSGPTTTITSTTGPTTMVTSTSGPTTTVTSTSGPTTMVASTSGLTTTVTSTSGPTMKDTTTSGATTMVASNSGPTMTATSTTGPTTIVASTPGPTTIASSTSGPTLTVTSTSGPTAMVASTSGPTTIASSTSGPTSTVTSTSGPTMMVTSTTGPTTTVDSTSGPTTKDTSTSGPTTTVTSTTGPTTMVASSSGPTTISSSTSGPTSTVASTSGPTTTVTSTSRPTTTVASTSGRTTTVSSSSGPTRTVASTSRPTTMATSTSGPTMVVSISSEPTTMASSTSRPTTTLWAHHDRHQHYKTHHDGRQNLWARHNG